The Candidatus Binatia bacterium genomic interval CGACGTATAGGGTCTGACGCCTGCCCGGTGCCGGAAGGTTAAGGGGAGGAGTGCAAGCTCTGAACCGAAGCCCCGGTAAACGGCGGCCGTAACTATAACGGTCCTAAGGTAGCGAAATTCCTTGTCGGGTAAGTTCCGACCTGCACGAATGGCGTAACGACTTCCCCACTGTCTCCGGCATCGGCTCAGCGAAATTGAATTCCCCGTGAAGATGCGGGGTACCCGCGGTCAGACGGAAAGACCCTATGAACCTTTACTGCAGCTTTGCAGTGGCATTAGGAGAGCGCTGTGTAGGATAGGTGGGAGGCGACGAAGCATGGGCGCTAGCTCGTGTGGAGCCAACCTTGAAATACCACCCTGCGGTCTTCTGATGTCTAACCGCGGCCGGTCATCCCGGTCCGGGACCCTGCATGGTGGGCAGTTTGACTGGGGCGGTCGCCTCCCAAATAGTAACGGAGGCGCGCGATGGTGGGCTCAAGCCGGTCGGACATCGGCTGTTGAGTGCAATGGCATAAGCCCGCCTGACTGCGAGAGTGACAACTCGAGCAGAGACGAAAGTCGGCCATAGTGATCCGGTGGTTCCACGTGGAAGGGCCATCGCTCAACGGATAAAAGGTACTCTAGGGATAACAGGCTGATCTCCCCCAAGAGTCCACATCGACGGGGAGGTTTGGCACCTCAACATAAGGGGTGAGATGGTGGAAACATCATCTAAAGTTCCGGCTTATAACGGTGAACTCCGACCGGTTCGTGGACGAACCGAGGACAATACCGTGGGAAGTCTGACGGAAGGACACGCTGCCGTCATGACCCCGTAACGACTGATCCATCCGAATAAGGATGGTGAGATAGCGAGCTGCTGGTCGAAAGACCAAATCTATGGCCGCTATCATACGCCGGCCCCTCGCCCGAGCTATCGGGCAGGGTGAAGATATAGTCTGCGCCATCGGAAACGATGGAAGCACGCGCGATGTCGGATCGTCGCATCCTGGGGCTGTAGTTGGTCCCAAGGGTTGGGCTGTTCGCCCATTAAAGCGGTACGCGATCTGGGTTCAGAACGTCGTGAGACAGTTCGGTCCCTATCCGCTGTGGGCGCAGGAGATTTGAGGAGATTGGACCCTAGTACGAGAGGACCGGGTCGAACGAACCTCTGGTGAACCGGTTGTTCCGCCAGGAGCATAGCCGGGTAGCTAAGTTCGGATCAGATAAACGCTGAAAGCATATAAGCGTGAAACTGACTCCAAGATGAGATCTCAATCCCGTAAGGGTGAAGAGTCGTGGTAGACTACCACGTTGATAGGCCGGAGGTGGAAGCGCCGCAAGGTGTGGAGCTGACCGGTACTAATCGCTCGGAAATTTTACTAACGTTCGCACGTCGCGGCACTGGAAGTTCTTCTCTGTACAGCTTTGCAAGGTTTCCCCTCGCGATCGGCTCGAGCTCCGGCTCGCCATTGCGGCGGGGATCCAGTTTGGGCCCCAAACGACGTGCGTCGTTTGGGGGACCCAACGAGTTTCTGGCGCTCATGGCGGCGGGGCTCCACCCGTTCCCATCCCGAACACGGCAGTTAAGCCCGCCAGCGCCGATGATAGTCGGGCCGCAGGGCCCCTCGAAAGTAGGACGGTGCCAGATTAGTGAAAAGAAGAGGCTCGCCGCTAAAGCGGCGGGCTTTTTCTTTAGAGGAGGGCGTCGGCGCTCATGAGCGATCTTCCCAACTTCAAGTTCGAACTCGAGAAGGCAAAAGGCTGGAGCGGCGCGGCCGGCTCGGCTCGCCAACACACCGTCAACGAGTTTCCCGTCTCGCAGAGCTTTGCGGCCGTTTCGATGCGGCTCGAGCCCGGCGCGTTGCGCGAACTGCATTGGCACGCGATCGCGGCCGAGTGGGCGTACGTCGTCTCCGGGCGCTGCCGCGTGACGGTGATCGCGCCGTCGGGCGACGCGGAGATCTCCGACTTCGGACCCGGCGACGTCTGGTACTTTCCGAAAGGCCACGGTCACTCGATTCAAGGACTCGGGCCGGGCGATTGCCACTTCTTGCTCGTCTTCGACGACGGGCGTTTCTCTGAGTTTGGCACGTTCAGCATCACGGACTGGCTCGCGCGCACGCCGGCCGGCGTCTTGGCGCAAGATTTGAGCCTCTCGCCCGAAACGATCGCGAAGCTTCCGAAAGAAGAGGTCTATATCGTGCAGGGCGAGATTCCGCCGGCCGATCCGCCCGCCGCGCTCAACCCGAACCTGCAGCCGAGCCAACTCCGTCACAAGTTCCGGCTCGGCGCCGCGCCGCTCATGCGCTTCGAAGGCGGGAGCGAGCAGCTCGTCTCGCAAGCGCAGTTTCCGATCTCGTCGACGATAACGGGCGTGCTGCTCACGCTCAAGCCCGGCGGCCTGCGCGAGCTGCACTGGCATCCCAACGCCGACGAGTGGCAGTATTACATCACGGGGCGCTCCGAGATCGGAATCTTCGGCGCGAACGGCAAGTACCGGCAAGACGAGTTTGGGCCCGGCGACGTCGCGTTCATCAATCGCGGCTTCGGCCATTACATCCGTCAGGTCGGCAACGAAGAGACGAAGATTCTCGTCGCCTTTAACAGCCCAGACTACCAGGAGATCTCGATATCGAGCTGGCTCGCTTCGAACCCGCCGCGGCTGCTCGCCGACAACCTCGGGCTCGACGTCGCCGCGATCGAGAAGCTGCCGCACGCCGGGCGAATCATCGCCGGCGCCGCCTAAAGAAATGGAGAGTTCGAACGTGATGCAATGGAGAGCGGTATCCCGCTTCCTGGCGATCGTTATCGCCGCCACGCTGTTGCCGGCGCCGGTTCTTGTCGCGGCCGCTCGCGCGGATACGACCGCCGCGCCCGAGGTGTTGCAGGCCGAGCAGCTCTATAAGGACGGAAAGTACCGCGAAGCGATCGCGGTTCTCGACAAGTATCTTTCGGCGCATCCGCAGGATGCGGCGGCTCTCGTGGACCGCGGCGACGACTTCGAGGCGCTCGATGACGAGAAGTCGGCGGTCGCCGACTACAGCGCGGCAATTCAGATCAACCCGCTCTACGCGTACGCCTACGCCTCGCGTTGCGAGGCTCGCATGGAGCTCGGCGAGAATCGGGCCGCGCTCGAGGACTGCAACAAGGCGATCGAGCTGCAGCCGACGCTGACCTACGCGTACCGCATGCGCGCACTCACCGAGCTGCGAGGCGGCGATTCGCAGGCTGCGCTCGCCGACGCGAACCACGCTCTGCAGCTCTCCCCGAACAGCGCGAACGCGCTCGTGACACGATGCCGAGCCTACATCGCGCTCGAACGCTACAAAGACGCGCTCGCCGACTGCAACTCGGCGGCCACGATCGACCCGACTAACGATTTCGCGTACTTCTACCGCGGGCGGGTCGAGCTAATTCAAGAGCGATGGAACGCTGCGGTCGCCGATTTCACCGAGGCGGTGCGCTTGAATCCGACCGACACCAACGCGTATTACTGGCTGGCCGCCGGCCAGCGCGAGGCCGGTCAATATGCCGAAGCGTTAAAGAACGTCGACCTCTACATCTCGCAGGCGGCCGACGACGGCGACGGCTACTACCTGCGGGCGCAGATCGAGATGAAACTCGGCAACGCGGCCGAGGCGCGCTCGTCGGCGACCAACGCGGTCCGGCACTATCAGATAGATAACGACAACGCCGACGCCGCGAAGGCTCAGGAGCTGCTCGACTCGCTCGGCAAGGCCTCTCCGCCGCCGTAGCGTTACGGGCGCGCTACGCTTTCAAAGCCGGCGCGAAACTCTGCCGGCGTGAGATTGGTCTGGGCGGCAAGCGACGCGAGGCGCTCGGGGCTGCTGAAGTCGAGCGGTTCGAGATAGACCATGTAGTCGCGCGCGACCCGATAGGCCTCGGTCGTGAGATCGACCTGCCGCGTCCTGATGCGGCCGGTCTGCGGATCGAGCAGCTCTTGAAGATCGAGCGGACGCACGCGTCCGCCTTCGAGCGCGATGAGCGCGCCGCTGCCGCCGTCGACGAGATAGCGGACGGCGCCGAAGCCGAGCGTGCGCGTGTAGTCCACGTCGAACGGCACCGGCTTCGCGCAGCGCAACTCGTAGCCGATGTCCTTCGCGTGGACGACGGAGTCGACGCCGATCTCGGCGAGACGAATCCGAATCGCATCGCGCAGGACGACGCCGAGCGGAACGTCGGCGAGGCGCACGTTGCCGAACGAATCGTGGCCGAGGTTCTCGGAGGTGCTGAAGACGTCGTCCAAGATCCGCTCGGCGATGCCTTCGGCGACGACCGCGACGCCGTGGGCGCGTCCCGCCGCGCGCCGCTTCACGACGGCGCCGACGATCGTATCCACGACCGAGGCGAGGGTCGCGCGCTGCGGAAACTCCTCGGGCAGCACGGCGAGCGTCGAGCCCGCCGCCTTGCACATCCCCAGCGCAAGCGATCCCGATTTTCGCCCCATGCAGACGACGACGTACCAGCGCGCCGTCGTTCGCGCGTCCTCCATGAGGCTTTCGAGGATGCCGGCGCCGACCGAGCGCGCGGTCTCGAAGCCGAAGGTCGGCGCGTTCTCCGGCAGCGGCAGATCGTTGTCGATCGTCTTCGGCACCGTCGCGATTCCGATCCGGCCCCGCGTTCGCTGCGCGATCATCGCGGCGCCGTACGTCGTGTCGTCCCCGCCGATGCAGACGAGATAGCGCAGCCCGAGGGCATCGAGCGAAGCGACGCAACGATCGAGCGTCGCGTCGTCTTCCGCGGGATTTGTGCGCGAGGTCCGCAGCACCGATCCGCCGCTCGTGTGGATCCGCGAGACCTCGTCGAACGTCAGCTCCACCGTCTGCGGCGCGCGCCCGGCGGCCAGGTCGCGATACCCGTCGAAGATGCCGACCGCGCGCAGCCCGCACTTGAACGCTTCCATCGCGGCCGAGGCTATCACGCCGTTAATTCCCGGCGCCGGTCCGCCGCCGACGAGAATGCCGAGCGGCCGCGTCACGAGCGTAGCGGTCTCACGCGGTAGACCCCCCCGGCGGCATCGTCGGAGAAGAAGAGCGAGCCTTGCGACCCGATCGCGATCCCGGTCGGACGGCCGGTTCGAAACGTGCAACCCCCTTGAAAGCCGCTGACGAAATCGGTCCATTGCGTCGTCGGGTCGTTCCAGTTCACCGCCTTCGTTGGACGGTCGCCGTTCATTGGAACGAAGACGAGCCGCGGTTGCGCGGCGTAACAGCCGACGCGCGTGCGGTGCCACGATCCGTGTGCGGTCGCGAACAGCCCGCCGCGGTACTCCTGCGGAAACGCATACGTGCCGGTTGGGTGCGCGGGATAGAAGGCCGCGCCGAGGATCGTCGAGTAGGCGGGAAGCTCGACGAGCGGCGCCACCGTCTTCGCGCAGTCCGCACCGCCCCAATAGGCGTGACGGTTCTCTTCGCACTCGGGCCAGCCGTAGTCGGCGACGGCCGGATGCGCCGAGAGATCGTCGAGAAACTCGTAGGGATGGCCGAACGGGAGGCCGTCCTGACCCGCGTCGCCGATCCAAACGGCGTGCGTCTGCGGGTTCACCGCGAGCGCCACCGCGTTGCGGATGCGGCGCGCCCGCAGCGTCGACCCGGAGCCGTCGGGTCGCATCACCGAGATCGCCGCACGCGTCGGATCGACCTCGGCACAGGGCTGATCGCCGCCGTCCATCGTCGCATTGCACGATGAGCCGGCCGAGACGTAGAGCATGCCATCGGCGTACGCGACCGACGTCGTCAGGTGCTCGTCGCCGTCGGTTCCCGGCGCGACCGATCCGCCGCGGACGTCGGCGATCGCGCGGGGCTGCGACGACGTGCGGTCGCCGCGGTATGGAATCACCCAGACGTGATGCGTCGTGCCGACGTAGATCTCGTTGCGGTCGGCGGCGAACGCGACGCCGGACGCGCGGTCGTCGTCGAGCGTAGCGATGCGTATCGGCCGCGGAGCGGCGCCCTCCGCGTCGGCAACGATGTAGACGTCGCTTCCCCGCGTGCCGACGATCACATCGCCGTTCGGAAGGGCCGCGAGCTCTCGCGCGCCGTCGATATCGGCGATCCTCTGCAGCACGAAGCCTGCGGGTACGTGCAGTGCGGACGCCGCGCTCTCGCGCGCGTCGCAAGCGGCTACGGCCGCGACGAGCAGGGCGAGATTAAAAAACGCAACGCGCATGGCCGTTGCTTCGGTTGCATGCGCGTCGTTACCCGGTTACTTGCGGGAGGCTAGTGGTTCGGTGGTTGTCCGTTGGGAGGTTGTTCGTTCGGCGGCGGCTGGTTGGGAGGCGCTTGCTGCGGCCCGCCCTGAGTTCCGGGGCCTTGACCGGCCGGACCCTGGCCGTGCATCTGCGCGCGCTGCTCTTGCATCTGCTCGCGCCGCTCGCGCATCTGCTGATGGTATGCGCTCTGTTGGTCGGGCGTCAGTACGCCCATGAGCTGCTGATGCAGCGCCCGGCTCGCATCGCGATCGGGCTGGCTGCCTTCGGGATGCTGCTGCGAGTACTGGTTGATGATGGATTGCACGCGCTGCTGTTGATCGCCGGAGAGATTCAGATGCCCGAAGCGCTTCATCCAGCGATGCTGGAGCTTCGCCGCGCTCGGCGTACCGTGGTGGTGGAATGATTGCGAAGCCGGCGGCCCGGGCGGCTGGCCCTGCTGCGCGCGGAGGCCGATCGGCATCGCGAGCGCGACGGCAAAGGCGCCCGCGGCTATGAGGTTGATCTTCATAGCCTCGATCTTAGCCGCTTCCCCGCCCCGGTGCGTGAACCCGGGATTAGGACCTGGCAAGCGGCCGTATAGCGACCGCGTTGACCGAGTCGAGCACGTGCATCTCGAACCGCTTGAAGTTGTCGAAGAAGAGCTGCGAGAGCTTGCGTGCCTGCTCGTCGTAGGCGTCCTTATCGGCCCACATGTTGCGGGGATTGAGCACGTCGCGCGGCACGTCGGGAACTTCCTTGGGAATCATGAGCCCGAAGAAACGCTCCTCTTCGTAATCGTTCGGAATGCGGCCCTCGATCGCGGCGTTGACCATCGCGCGCGTGTGCGCGATCGACATCCGCTTTCCGACGCCGTACGGCCCGCCGCTCCAACCGGTGTTGACCAGCCAGCAGTCGACCTCGTGCGAATCGATCTTTTGGCCGAGCAGACGCGCGTAGACGGTTGGATGGTGCACCATGAACGGAGCGCCGAAGCACGTCGAGAACGTCGCCTGCGGTTCGCTGACGCCGCGCTCCGTGCCGGCGACCTTCGCCGTGTACCCGGAGAGGAAGTGATACATCGCCTGTTCGCGCGAGAGCTTTGCGATCGGCGGCAGAACGCCGAACGCGTCGGCGGTCAGCATGATGATCGTCTTGGGATGTCCGGCTTTGCTCCCCTCGACGACGTTCGGGATGAACTCGAGCGGATAGGCAGAGCGCGTGTTCTCCGTCTTCGCGTCGGAGTCTACGTCGAGCTTATGGGTCGCTTCGTCGTAAACGACGTTCTCGAGCACCGTCGAGAAGCGATTCGTCGCCGCCCAAATCTCGGGCTCCGCCGTCGGCGAGAGGCGGATCACCTTCGCGTAGCAGCCGCCTTCGAAGTTGAAGACGCCGTCGGCCGACCAGCCGTGCTCGTCGTCGCCGATCAGCGGGCGGTGCGAGTCGGAGGAGAGCGTCGTCTTGCCGGTTCCGGAGAGGCCGAAGAGGATCGCCACGTCGCCGGCCTTGCCGACGTTCGCGGAACAGTGCATCGGCAGCGTCTCGCGCAGCGGCAGCAGATAGTTCATCACGGTGAAGATGGACTTCTTGATCTCGCCGGCGTAGCGAGTGCCACCGATCAAGATGATGCGGCGTCCGAAATGGATCATGATGAACGTGCCGGTGCGCGTTCCATCCCGCTTCGGGTCGGCCTCGAAGAGGGCCGCGTCGACGACGGTGAACTCCGGCACGAAGTCGGGATCGGGTCGCTCCGGCGTGATGAAGAGGTGGCGCGCGAAGAGGTTGTGCCACGCCAGTTCGGTGTAGACCCGGATTGGAACGCGGTAGCGCTCGTCGGCGCCGGCGTAGCAGTCGAGCGAGTAGGCCTCTCGTTCGGAGAGATAGGCCGATACGCGATCCCAGAGCGCGTCGAAACGTTCGGGCTCGATCGCCTGGTTGGAGTCGCTCCAGTCTATGTGCTGCTCGCTCGACGGCTCGCGCGCGAAGAACTTATCCTTTGGCGAGCGACCCGTATGCGGGCGAGTGTCGACGATGAGCTGGCCGTCGGCTCCGAGCACGCCTTCGCCGCGCGCGAGCGCGTGCTCGACGAGCACGGGTGCGGACAGGTTCTCCCACAGTTTGACGACCTTGAGTTTCTCCGGAACCGATAGAATTTTCCAGCCCTCCTCTTTAGTGAAGCTGCGTCAATCCTTTCCCGCACCCTTCGGGCGCGCCTGCAGGCAGGCGGGGCGCGGAGTCCAATGCTGGGCGGATGCGGCGGACGCTTCTGATTCCGGGCTTTTTGGCGATGACGCTTGCCTCGGCCGCCGGCGCCCGGGCGGTTCTGCCGTTCCACTTCGGACTCTTCGCGTCGGGCCCGCTCGACGCGATCACCGACGTCGCAGGCGTTCGCGTCGCCCATATTACCAAAGTCGAAGGCAGCGACATCCGAACCGGGGCGACCGCCGTTCTCCCGAACTCAGATCCCTGGGACCACAAGGTTTCGGCCGCTTTCTTTGCCTTCAACGGCAACGGCGAGATGACGGGTACGCACTGGATCGAGGAGTCGGGCTACCTCGAAGAGCCGGTCGTCCTTACCGACACGCTCGACGTCGGCCGGGCGGCCGACGGCGTCATCAGCTGGGTGATCGAGCACCATCCGAGGGTCGGGCGCGCCGACGACGTTCCGCTGCCCGTCGTTGCGGAATGCGACGATGGGCTCCTCAACGACATTCAAGCACGGGCCGTGACGCCGGACGACGTGGTCGCGCTGCTCGACTCGGCGCAGCCCGGACAGTTCGCGCGGGGGAGCGTCGGCGCCGGCACCGCGATGAACGCTTTCGGCTTCCGAGCGGGGATCGGTTCTGCCTCGCGCGTTCTGCCGAGCGACGCCGGGGGCTACCGCGTCGGCGTGCTCGTCAACGACAACACGGGCAGCAGCCGGCGTCAACTCTCGATCGTCGGCGTTCCGGTCGGCGCCCGATTGCTCAACGAGTACCGGCCGGTCTTCCCGACAAAAGTCTCTCTCAAGGGGCGGCTGGGCGACGGCAGCATCATCGTCGTCGTTGCGACCGACGCTCCGCTCGACAGCCGGCAGTTGCGCGCGCTCGCCCTGCGCGCCGCGATGGGGATGGCGCGGACCGGCCTAACCTCTTCGGTCGGAAGCGGCGATTTGATCGTCGCCTTCTCCACGTCGCGAGTCTTCGAGCGCACCGCGGACTTTACGGTCCAGCCGCCGCGAGAGCCGATTCTCGAAGATGACGATGCGCTCGGCGCCCTCTACACGGCGACGGCCGAAGCGACGCAAGCGGCGATCTACGACGCGCTCTTCGAGGCAAAGACGATGACCGGGCGGCGCGGGGTCACGGTCTACGCGCTTCCGGTCGATCGCGTCATGGAGATGCTCCGCGCGGCGGGCGCGATCTCGCCTTAGTGTACGCTCACCATCCACTGAACGCCGAACCGGTCGGTCACCTGGCCGAACTTTCCACCCCAAAAGGCGTCCGCAAGCGGCATCTCGACGTTGCCGCCCTCGGCGAGCGCCGTAAAGGCGCGCTCGCCCTCCGCGGCGTCGTTCGTTGCGAGCGAGAGCGCGATATCGTCCTCGCCGTCGGGCGGCGAACCGGGCCGACCGTCCGAAGCCATGAACTTTACGTCCCCGGCGACGAAACTGGCGTGCATGACCTTGTCGCGGAAGTGGGGATCTACTTGATCCTCCATCGGAGAGCCGGCGTAGCGGTTGAGACCGACGATCTCGCCGCCGAGCGCCTTCGCGTAGAAGTTCAGCGCCTCTTCGCAGCGTCCGTGAAAGAAGAGATACGGCTCGAGTTGCATCCGATGGCTCCTTTCGGGAGTGACAGGGTGTCCGCGTCGCTTAGGGTAAACGTGGTAAGGTCCTGCCCGTGAATCAGTTCGTCCATCTCCACGTCCACTCCGAGTACTCGCTCCTCGACGGCGCGTGTCGAATCAAAGACCTTTGCAAACGCGCGGCCGAGGCGGGCGCGAGCGCGATCGCGTTGACCGACCACGGCGTCATGTACGGCGCGATGGAGTTTTATCACGCGGCGCGCGAGATGCGCCTGACGCCGATTCTCGGCTGTGAAGCCTACGTGGCGCCGCGCGGCCGCTTCGACCGGAGCGTGCGCGACGAGGCGCACGTAACGCTGCTGGCGGCGGATCTGTCGGGATACCGCAACCTCATGGCGCTGGTCTCGAAGGGCTTCCTCGAAGGCTACTACTATAAGCCGCGCATAGACCTCGAGCTGCTCGAGAAGCATAACGAAGGCCTCATCGTCCTCTCCGGCTGCATGTCCGGGCTCGTCGCCGCGCCGCTGCTCGCCGGCGACTACGCGACCTCAGTGGAGAACGCAAAGACCTACCGCGAGATCTTCGGCGATCGCTTCTACGTCGAGGTGATGCGCCACGGCATGCCGGAGCAGGATGCGATCAACGGCGACCTCGTTCGCGTCGCTCGGGAGGTCGGCGCGCCGATCGTCGCGACCAACGATTCGCACTATCTCGAGAAGAAGGACGCGGGCGCGCACGACGTGCTGCTCTGCATCGGCACCGGAAAGACCGTCGCCGACACGAACCGGATGCGCTTCTACTCAGACGAGTTCTACGTAAAGACGCCCGACGAGATGTACGCGCTCTGGAGCGACCTCCCCGAGGCATGCGAGAACACCGTGCGTATCGCCGAGCGCGTGGATATTCGCATCCCGCAGAAAGTCTTCCATCTGCCGCAGTATCCGGTGCCGCAGGCAGCCGGCGCCGCAGAGCGCAGCGACGAGGAGTACCTGCGTGAGTTGTGCGAGCGCGGCCTGATCGAGCGCTACGGCGAGGAGCGCGTGCGCGAGGACTCGACGCTGCGCGAGCGGCTCGACTACGAACTCTCGGTCATCACGAAGATGGGGTTCGCGTCGTATTTCCTCATCGTCTGGGACTTCATCAAGTACGCGCGCGATCACGGCATCCCGGTCGGCCCAGGCCGCGGCTCGGCGGTCGGATCGCTGGTCGCGTACTGCTTACGGATTACCGACCTCGATCCGCTTCGCTTCAAGCTGCTCTTCGAGCGCTTTCTCAATCCGGAGCGCATCTCGATGCCGGACATCGACACCGACTTCTGCGTCGAGCGGCGCGACGAAGTGATCGCGTACGTTACCGAAAAGTACGGAAAGGATCGCGTCGCTCAGATCGTCACGTTCGGCACGATGGCCGCGCGGGCCGCGATCCGCGACGCGGGGCGCGCCCTCGGCGTGCCGCTTCCCGACGTCGACCGCATCGCGAAGCTCGTTCCGTCCGGGCCGGGCGGCTTTCCGATTGCGCGTGCGATCGAGCAGATCGCCGAGTTGAAGACGCTTTACGCGACGCAGCCGGCGATGCGAAAGCTGCTCGACACCGCGAAAGAGATCGAAGGCCTCGCGCGCAACGCGAGCACGCACGCCGCGGGCGTCGTGATCTCGGCGGGGCCGCTCGTCGAGTATACGCCGCTCTGCCGGTTCGGCGACGGCGGCGTCAATACGCAGTACGACATGGACTCGGTCGAGGGCATCGGCCTGCTGAAGATGGACTTTCTCGGCCTGCGCAACCTGACGGTGATGGACAAGGCGGTCTCGGAGATCCGGCGCACGATCGACCCGGAGTTCGAGCTGTCGGCGATTCCCTTCGACGACGCGCGGACGTATGAGATGCTCGGGCGCGGCGAAACCGTCGGCGTCTTCCAACTCGAGTCCGAGGGGATGAAACGCGTCTGCGCGGAGCTGCAGCCCTCGGGCTTCGAGGATATCATGGCCCTCGTCGCGCTGTACCGCCCGGGACCGATGGAGCTGATCCCGCAGTACATCGCCGTCAAGCACGGGCGAACGACGACGCAGTATCTGCATCCGGCGCTCGAACCGATTCTCTCGGAGACGCACGGGACGCCGCTCTACCAGGATCAGGTCATGCGGATGGCGCGCGAGATCGCGGGCTTCACGTTAAGTGAGGTCGACGAGCTGCGCAAGGTCATCAGCAAGAAGCAGAAGGAGAAGATCCCGGTCTATCAAGAGAAGTTCATCGCGGGCGCCGCTGCGACGTCGGGAATCGGCCGCGCGCTCGCGCTGCGGCTCTTCGAATATATCGGACCGTTCGCCGGTTACGCGTTCAACAAGGCGCACGCGGCGGCGTACGGTTGGATCGCCTATCAGACGGCCTATCTCAAGGCGAATCATCCGCTCGAGTACATGGCCGCGCTGATGACGTCGGTGAAAGACAAAACCGAGAAACTCGCGGAGTATATAGACGAAGCGAAGAAAATAGGCATCGAGGTCCTGCCGCCGGACGTCAACGAGTCTTTGGTTGACTTCACCGTCGTCGGCGACGCGATCCGATTTGGCCTTGCGGCCGTCAAAGGCGTCGGCGAGGCCGCGGTGCGCAACATCATCGAGATCCGCGACGAAGGCGGCGCGTTTGCCGATCTCTTCGATCTTGCGGCGCGCGTCGATTTCAAGCAGGTCAATCGCCGCGTCTTCGAGGCGCTGATCAAATGCGGAGCGCTCGACGGCGTGCCGGGAAACCGCGCGCAGAAGCTCGCGGCGCTCGATGCCGCGCTCGAATTGGCGGCTCGAACTTCGCGCGACGCCGAGCT includes:
- the pckA gene encoding phosphoenolpyruvate carboxykinase (ATP), whose protein sequence is MLSVPEKLKVVKLWENLSAPVLVEHALARGEGVLGADGQLIVDTRPHTGRSPKDKFFAREPSSEQHIDWSDSNQAIEPERFDALWDRVSAYLSEREAYSLDCYAGADERYRVPIRVYTELAWHNLFARHLFITPERPDPDFVPEFTVVDAALFEADPKRDGTRTGTFIMIHFGRRIILIGGTRYAGEIKKSIFTVMNYLLPLRETLPMHCSANVGKAGDVAILFGLSGTGKTTLSSDSHRPLIGDDEHGWSADGVFNFEGGCYAKVIRLSPTAEPEIWAATNRFSTVLENVVYDEATHKLDVDSDAKTENTRSAYPLEFIPNVVEGSKAGHPKTIIMLTADAFGVLPPIAKLSREQAMYHFLSGYTAKVAGTERGVSEPQATFSTCFGAPFMVHHPTVYARLLGQKIDSHEVDCWLVNTGWSGGPYGVGKRMSIAHTRAMVNAAIEGRIPNDYEEERFFGLMIPKEVPDVPRDVLNPRNMWADKDAYDEQARKLSQLFFDNFKRFEMHVLDSVNAVAIRPLARS
- a CDS encoding VOC family protein — translated: MQLEPYLFFHGRCEEALNFYAKALGGEIVGLNRYAGSPMEDQVDPHFRDKVMHASFVAGDVKFMASDGRPGSPPDGEDDIALSLATNDAAEGERAFTALAEGGNVEMPLADAFWGGKFGQVTDRFGVQWMVSVH
- a CDS encoding cupin domain-containing protein, whose translation is MSDLPNFKFELEKAKGWSGAAGSARQHTVNEFPVSQSFAAVSMRLEPGALRELHWHAIAAEWAYVVSGRCRVTVIAPSGDAEISDFGPGDVWYFPKGHGHSIQGLGPGDCHFLLVFDDGRFSEFGTFSITDWLARTPAGVLAQDLSLSPETIAKLPKEEVYIVQGEIPPADPPAALNPNLQPSQLRHKFRLGAAPLMRFEGGSEQLVSQAQFPISSTITGVLLTLKPGGLRELHWHPNADEWQYYITGRSEIGIFGANGKYRQDEFGPGDVAFINRGFGHYIRQVGNEETKILVAFNSPDYQEISISSWLASNPPRLLADNLGLDVAAIEKLPHAGRIIAGAA
- a CDS encoding tetratricopeptide repeat protein; protein product: MQWRAVSRFLAIVIAATLLPAPVLVAAARADTTAAPEVLQAEQLYKDGKYREAIAVLDKYLSAHPQDAAALVDRGDDFEALDDEKSAVADYSAAIQINPLYAYAYASRCEARMELGENRAALEDCNKAIELQPTLTYAYRMRALTELRGGDSQAALADANHALQLSPNSANALVTRCRAYIALERYKDALADCNSAATIDPTNDFAYFYRGRVELIQERWNAAVADFTEAVRLNPTDTNAYYWLAAGQREAGQYAEALKNVDLYISQAADDGDGYYLRAQIEMKLGNAAEARSSATNAVRHYQIDNDNADAAKAQELLDSLGKASPPP
- a CDS encoding P1 family peptidase, which codes for MRRTLLIPGFLAMTLASAAGARAVLPFHFGLFASGPLDAITDVAGVRVAHITKVEGSDIRTGATAVLPNSDPWDHKVSAAFFAFNGNGEMTGTHWIEESGYLEEPVVLTDTLDVGRAADGVISWVIEHHPRVGRADDVPLPVVAECDDGLLNDIQARAVTPDDVVALLDSAQPGQFARGSVGAGTAMNAFGFRAGIGSASRVLPSDAGGYRVGVLVNDNTGSSRRQLSIVGVPVGARLLNEYRPVFPTKVSLKGRLGDGSIIVVVATDAPLDSRQLRALALRAAMGMARTGLTSSVGSGDLIVAFSTSRVFERTADFTVQPPREPILEDDDALGALYTATAEATQAAIYDALFEAKTMTGRRGVTVYALPVDRVMEMLRAAGAISP
- a CDS encoding 6-phosphofructokinase, coding for MTRPLGILVGGGPAPGINGVIASAAMEAFKCGLRAVGIFDGYRDLAAGRAPQTVELTFDEVSRIHTSGGSVLRTSRTNPAEDDATLDRCVASLDALGLRYLVCIGGDDTTYGAAMIAQRTRGRIGIATVPKTIDNDLPLPENAPTFGFETARSVGAGILESLMEDARTTARWYVVVCMGRKSGSLALGMCKAAGSTLAVLPEEFPQRATLASVVDTIVGAVVKRRAAGRAHGVAVVAEGIAERILDDVFSTSENLGHDSFGNVRLADVPLGVVLRDAIRIRLAEIGVDSVVHAKDIGYELRCAKPVPFDVDYTRTLGFGAVRYLVDGGSGALIALEGGRVRPLDLQELLDPQTGRIRTRQVDLTTEAYRVARDYMVYLEPLDFSSPERLASLAAQTNLTPAEFRAGFESVARP